From a region of the Nitrospira sp. genome:
- a CDS encoding methyltransferase domain-containing protein, translating to MCTVLKSAKEVQESILPWLSLYGYMNLTAGNLAFDKKTRRGPIVYEYSDITNTKFSRGSLDAVTCLSVIEHGVNLDAYFSEMSRIIRAGGILITSTDYYETPIDTKGQEAFGVPIHIFTKDEIAHGLEVAARYGFSLMSPINLSSPEKVVHWKEYDLRYTFVIFSLQKVC from the coding sequence ATGTGTACAGTACTGAAATCTGCCAAAGAGGTGCAAGAAAGCATACTGCCGTGGCTTTCCCTGTATGGGTACATGAATCTTACGGCGGGAAATCTAGCCTTCGATAAGAAGACTCGAAGAGGGCCGATCGTCTACGAGTATTCAGACATAACTAATACTAAGTTCTCTAGAGGGTCTCTTGATGCTGTTACTTGTCTCAGTGTCATTGAACATGGGGTGAACCTCGATGCCTATTTCAGTGAGATGTCTCGGATCATCAGAGCGGGAGGAATCCTTATCACGTCGACTGACTACTACGAGACGCCAATTGATACCAAGGGCCAGGAGGCATTCGGTGTCCCTATCCACATATTCACGAAGGATGAGATTGCCCATGGCCTTGAAGTGGCTGCCCGATATGGTTTTTCCCTCATGTCTCCTATTAACCTGAGCTCCCCAGAAAAGGTTGTCCACTGGAAGGAATATGACCTGCGCTATACGTTCGTAATTTTCTCTTTGCAGAAGGTATGCTAA
- a CDS encoding DUF4142 domain-containing protein yields MKSILIVAVAIGACALLSACSLAQRYMPGATMSDADVLGVFNSINRSEVDAGQLARERASSEEVRAYASRMVKEHDAKLQETSQLAQRIRMEPHQTALAASVDNTHHKAMANLREKKGPHFDKAYMKYQIKMHEQSVDLVKDMADAVNDRQFHRFLQEIRPELQSHLASAQTIQRHVRNQ; encoded by the coding sequence ATGAAATCCATCCTGATTGTAGCCGTTGCTATAGGGGCCTGCGCCCTTCTATCCGCTTGTTCCTTGGCGCAACGGTACATGCCCGGGGCAACCATGTCTGATGCGGACGTGCTCGGCGTGTTCAATTCGATCAACCGCAGTGAAGTGGATGCCGGACAACTGGCACGCGAACGAGCCTCTTCCGAGGAGGTGCGTGCGTACGCCTCACGCATGGTGAAGGAACACGACGCCAAGCTGCAGGAAACCAGCCAATTGGCTCAGCGGATCCGAATGGAGCCCCACCAAACGGCGCTGGCCGCGAGTGTGGACAACACCCATCACAAGGCGATGGCAAATCTCCGCGAGAAGAAGGGGCCGCATTTCGATAAGGCGTACATGAAATACCAAATCAAAATGCATGAGCAATCGGTGGACCTCGTCAAAGACATGGCTGATGCCGTGAATGACCGGCAATTCCACCGGTTTCTCCAAGAAATACGGCCGGAATTGCAGAGCCATTTAGCCTCCGCTCAAACGATCCAGCGGCACGTACGAAATCAATAA
- a CDS encoding DedA family protein, with protein MDALLNWISVYGYPALFFLLMLGIVGLPIPDETLLTFSGYLISKDQLGPMPTMAAAFLGSICGITISYGIGRCVGLYVVRRVGQRLRIAPDDLDTVNAWYRRWGKYALIFGYFVPGVRHLVALVAGSSKLPLAIFMPFAYTGALLWSATFLGLGYGLGDTWAQASATVHRALAIAGGMVVVVLIGLLVIRMRKEHP; from the coding sequence ATGGATGCGCTATTAAACTGGATCTCAGTATACGGCTATCCAGCCCTCTTCTTCCTGCTCATGCTGGGCATCGTGGGATTGCCAATTCCCGATGAAACCTTGCTCACCTTTTCCGGGTATCTCATTTCCAAGGATCAGCTCGGGCCGATGCCAACAATGGCCGCTGCGTTTCTCGGAAGCATCTGCGGAATCACCATCAGCTATGGCATCGGTCGTTGTGTGGGGCTGTATGTCGTCCGTAGGGTGGGCCAGAGACTGAGAATCGCGCCTGACGACTTGGATACAGTCAACGCTTGGTATAGGCGGTGGGGGAAATATGCCCTCATCTTTGGCTACTTTGTGCCGGGGGTTCGACATCTTGTGGCCCTGGTGGCGGGATCATCGAAGTTGCCGTTGGCGATCTTTATGCCCTTCGCCTATACGGGAGCACTCCTATGGTCAGCGACGTTTCTCGGATTGGGCTATGGGTTAGGGGACACATGGGCGCAGGCGTCCGCCACCGTTCACCGAGCTCTCGCGATCGCTGGTGGAATGGTCGTCGTGGTTCTCATTGGACTCCTCGTCATTCGGATGAGAAAAGAACATCCATGA
- a CDS encoding DUF2127 domain-containing protein, whose product MKQSSPWFLKLLAIYYLVQGLLLIAVGVGGLILVDQNQLLVVKEWLHVVRVDPENRFIHWLLTTILPVTNEMLEASSIGFFVYGGLAFAQGGGLWFSKPWATYLSVVVVGSFIPWQLYSLLHEVTALKLLSLCINIVIVGYLLVSAWRTSSVETNEPASCHCQSR is encoded by the coding sequence GTGAAGCAGTCTTCTCCATGGTTTCTGAAACTGCTCGCTATCTATTATTTGGTTCAAGGATTGCTGTTGATTGCCGTTGGAGTTGGCGGGTTAATTCTCGTAGATCAGAATCAACTGCTTGTGGTCAAGGAGTGGCTTCATGTCGTTCGCGTGGACCCTGAGAATCGCTTCATTCATTGGCTCCTGACCACCATCCTGCCAGTGACGAATGAAATGCTGGAGGCATCCAGTATTGGCTTCTTTGTCTATGGCGGACTCGCGTTTGCACAAGGGGGAGGGCTCTGGTTCTCAAAGCCCTGGGCCACCTATCTCTCGGTCGTCGTGGTGGGTTCGTTCATCCCGTGGCAACTGTATAGCCTGCTCCACGAGGTGACCGCGCTGAAGCTTCTCTCGCTCTGTATCAATATCGTGATCGTTGGGTATCTGCTCGTGAGTGCATGGCGTACGAGTAGCGTTGAGACGAACGAGCCAGCGTCGTGTCATTGTCAGTCGCGATAG
- a CDS encoding four-helix bundle copper-binding protein, with translation MHDHGGQKDHETMAKCIRLCRECAEICLVTAQWVSRASVWSEQITRLCADVCDQCAEACERHAPQHALCGPCAEECRRCASTCRALAGSPVGK, from the coding sequence ATGCATGATCACGGAGGCCAGAAAGATCATGAGACCATGGCGAAATGCATCCGCCTGTGTCGAGAGTGTGCTGAGATCTGTCTCGTAACAGCACAATGGGTCAGTCGCGCGAGTGTTTGGTCTGAACAAATCACCCGCTTATGCGCGGACGTTTGCGATCAATGTGCGGAGGCCTGCGAGCGACATGCCCCTCAGCATGCGTTATGTGGCCCTTGCGCTGAGGAATGTCGCCGTTGTGCAAGCACGTGTCGCGCATTGGCGGGTTCACCTGTGGGCAAATGA